The Kosakonia sacchari SP1 genome includes a window with the following:
- the pstS gene encoding phosphate ABC transporter substrate-binding protein PstS — MNVMRTTVATVVAATFSLSAFAVNAAASLTGAGATFPAPVYAKWADTYQKETGNKINYQGIGSSGGVKQITAKTVDFGASDAPLSDDKLAQEGLFQFPTVIGGIVLAINVPGVKSGELVLDGKTLGDIYLGNIKKWDDAAIAKLNPGLKLPSQNIAVVRRADGSGTSFVFTSYLAKVNEEWKSKVGSGSTVNWPTGLGGKGNDGIAAFVQRLPGSIGYVEYAYAKQNNLTYTKLLSADGKAVSPTETSFSNAAKDIDWSKSFAQDLTNQKGADVWPITSTTFILVHKEQAKPEQGAEVLKFFDWAYKKGGKQANDLDYATLPDGVVEQVRAAWKANVKDSSGKALY, encoded by the coding sequence ATGAACGTTATGCGTACCACTGTCGCAACTGTTGTCGCCGCGACCTTTTCTCTGAGTGCATTTGCTGTAAACGCAGCTGCCAGCCTGACAGGCGCGGGCGCAACTTTCCCGGCGCCGGTGTATGCCAAGTGGGCTGATACCTACCAGAAAGAAACAGGTAACAAGATTAACTACCAGGGTATCGGTTCTTCTGGTGGCGTTAAACAAATTACTGCTAAAACTGTTGATTTCGGTGCGTCCGATGCCCCCCTGTCTGACGACAAACTGGCTCAGGAAGGCCTGTTCCAGTTCCCGACCGTGATCGGCGGTATCGTACTGGCAATCAACGTCCCGGGTGTTAAATCCGGTGAGCTGGTGCTGGACGGCAAAACCCTGGGTGATATTTACCTGGGCAATATCAAAAAATGGGATGACGCGGCTATCGCCAAACTCAACCCTGGCCTGAAACTGCCTTCACAGAACATCGCTGTGGTTCGCCGCGCTGATGGCTCCGGTACTTCCTTCGTTTTCACCAGCTACCTGGCGAAAGTGAACGAAGAGTGGAAATCTAAAGTCGGTTCTGGTTCTACCGTTAACTGGCCGACCGGCCTGGGCGGTAAAGGTAACGACGGTATCGCCGCGTTCGTCCAGCGTTTGCCGGGCTCTATCGGTTACGTTGAATATGCTTACGCTAAGCAGAACAACCTGACCTACACCAAGCTGCTCTCTGCCGATGGTAAAGCGGTTAGCCCGACGGAAACCAGTTTTTCCAACGCGGCTAAAGATATCGACTGGAGCAAGTCTTTCGCGCAGGATCTGACTAACCAGAAAGGTGCGGATGTGTGGCCAATCACCTCCACCACGTTCATTCTGGTGCACAAAGAGCAGGCTAAACCTGAACAGGGTGCCGAAGTGCTGAAGTTCTTTGACTGGGCCTACAAAAAAGGCGGCAAACAAGCTAACGACCTCGACTACGCAACTCTGCCGGATGGCGTTGTTGAACAAGTTCGCGCTGCCTGGAAAGCCAACGTGAAAGACAGCAGCGGTAAAGCACTGTACTAA
- the pstC gene encoding phosphate ABC transporter permease PstC, whose product MAATKPAFNPPGKKGDMLFSALVRLAALIVLLLLSGIIVSLIFSSWPSIQKFGFSFLWTKEWDAPNDVYGALVPIYGTIVTSVIALLIAVPVSFGIALFLTELSPNWLKRPLGIAIELLAAIPSIVYGMWGLFIFAPLFATYFQEPVGNVLSNIPFVGALFSGPAFGIGILAAGVILAIMIIPYIAAVMRDVFEQTPVMMKESAYGIGCTTWEVIWRIVLPFTKNGVIGGVMLGLGRALGETMAVTFIIGNTYQLDSASLFMPGNSITSALANEFAEAESGLHVAALMELGLILFVITFIVLAISKFMIMRLAKNEGAR is encoded by the coding sequence ATGGCTGCAACCAAGCCGGCATTTAATCCCCCGGGTAAAAAAGGCGACATGTTATTCAGCGCACTGGTAAGACTGGCTGCGCTGATTGTGTTATTGCTGCTCAGCGGCATTATCGTGTCTCTGATTTTCTCCTCATGGCCAAGCATTCAGAAGTTTGGTTTTTCTTTCCTGTGGACCAAAGAGTGGGATGCACCGAATGACGTCTACGGGGCGCTGGTACCGATTTACGGCACCATTGTTACCTCGGTCATTGCGCTGCTTATCGCGGTTCCGGTGAGTTTTGGTATCGCACTGTTTCTGACGGAGCTGTCGCCAAACTGGCTGAAACGTCCGCTGGGTATTGCTATTGAGCTGCTGGCGGCGATCCCGAGTATTGTTTACGGCATGTGGGGGCTGTTTATTTTTGCTCCGCTGTTCGCGACTTACTTCCAGGAACCGGTGGGCAATGTCCTTTCCAACATTCCTTTTGTCGGCGCGCTGTTTTCCGGCCCCGCCTTTGGTATCGGCATTCTGGCTGCCGGGGTGATCCTCGCCATTATGATTATTCCGTACATTGCGGCGGTCATGCGCGATGTATTCGAACAAACACCCGTGATGATGAAAGAGTCGGCTTACGGCATTGGCTGCACCACCTGGGAGGTTATCTGGCGTATTGTGTTGCCATTTACCAAAAACGGGGTGATTGGTGGCGTAATGTTGGGGCTGGGGCGTGCACTGGGTGAAACCATGGCGGTGACCTTTATCATCGGTAACACCTACCAGCTCGACAGTGCTTCGCTGTTTATGCCTGGTAACAGTATTACCTCTGCACTGGCGAATGAGTTTGCCGAAGCCGAATCGGGCTTGCATGTCGCGGCATTGATGGAACTGGGGCTTATCCTGTTCGTGATCACCTTTATCGTGTTGGCCATTTCTAAATTTATGATCATGCGCCTGGCGAAAAACGAGGGGGCACGCTAA
- the pstA gene encoding phosphate ABC transporter permease PstA, with product MATLEMQSTAQLAESRRKMQARRRLKNRIALTLSMATMAFGLFWLIWILLSTVTRGFDGMSLAMFTEMTPPPNTAGGGLANALAGSGLLILWATVVGTPLGIMAGIYLAEYGRKSLLAEIIRFINDILLSAPSIVVGLFVYTIVVAQMQHFSGWAGVIALALLQVPIVIRTTENMLKLVPDSLREAAYALGTPKWKMISAITLKASVSGIMTGVLLAVARIAGETAPLLFTALSNQFWSTDMMQPIANLPVTIFKFAMSPFAEWQQLAWAGVLIITLCVLLLNILARVIFAKSKHG from the coding sequence ATGGCTACGCTTGAAATGCAAAGCACCGCTCAACTGGCTGAATCGCGTCGCAAAATGCAGGCGCGCCGCCGTCTGAAAAACCGTATTGCCCTGACATTGTCGATGGCGACCATGGCCTTTGGTCTGTTCTGGTTGATTTGGATCCTGCTGTCGACGGTTACACGCGGTTTTGATGGTATGTCGCTGGCGATGTTTACTGAAATGACGCCGCCACCCAATACGGCGGGCGGTGGCCTGGCTAACGCCCTGGCGGGCAGCGGACTGTTAATTCTCTGGGCAACGGTTGTCGGTACGCCGCTGGGCATTATGGCCGGGATTTATCTGGCGGAATATGGCCGTAAATCACTGTTGGCTGAAATTATTAGGTTTATCAATGACATCCTGCTTTCCGCGCCTTCGATTGTGGTCGGCCTGTTCGTTTACACCATTGTTGTCGCGCAGATGCAGCACTTCTCAGGTTGGGCTGGTGTGATTGCGCTGGCGCTGTTGCAAGTGCCGATTGTCATCCGTACCACGGAAAACATGCTGAAACTGGTGCCGGACAGTCTGCGTGAAGCGGCTTACGCGCTGGGAACGCCGAAGTGGAAGATGATTTCCGCGATTACCCTGAAAGCCTCGGTATCCGGGATTATGACTGGCGTGCTGCTGGCTGTCGCGCGTATTGCGGGTGAAACGGCGCCGTTGCTGTTTACCGCGCTCTCCAACCAGTTCTGGAGCACCGATATGATGCAGCCTATCGCTAACTTGCCGGTGACGATTTTCAAATTCGCTATGAGCCCGTTTGCCGAGTGGCAGCAACTGGCCTGGGCCGGGGTGCTGATCATCACTCTCTGCGTACTGTTGTTAAATATTCTGGCGCGCGTCATTTTCGCGAAGAGTAAACACGGTTAA
- the pstB gene encoding phosphate ABC transporter ATP-binding protein PstB gives MSMVETTPGKIQVRDLNFYYGKFHALKNISLDIAKNQVTAFIGPSGCGKSTLLRTFNKMFELYPEQRAEGEILLDGDNILTNTQDIALLRAKVGMVFQKPTPFPMSIYDNIAFGVRLFEKLSRPDMDERVQWALTKAALWNETKDKLHQSGYSLSGGQQQRLCIARGIAIRPEVLLLDEPCSALDPISTGRIEELITELKQDYTVVIVTHNMQQAARCSDHTAFMYLGELIEFSNTDDLFTKPKKKQTEDYITGRYG, from the coding sequence ATGAGTATGGTTGAAACGACGCCGGGTAAGATTCAGGTTCGCGATTTGAACTTCTATTACGGCAAATTCCATGCACTGAAAAACATCAGCCTGGATATTGCCAAAAATCAGGTGACGGCGTTTATCGGGCCGTCGGGTTGCGGTAAGTCCACGTTGTTGCGTACGTTTAACAAAATGTTTGAGCTTTATCCTGAACAGCGCGCTGAAGGCGAGATCCTGCTGGATGGCGACAACATTCTGACGAACACGCAGGATATTGCGTTGCTGCGCGCGAAAGTAGGGATGGTGTTTCAGAAGCCAACGCCGTTCCCGATGTCGATTTATGACAATATCGCTTTCGGAGTGCGCCTGTTTGAGAAGCTTTCACGCCCGGATATGGACGAGCGCGTGCAGTGGGCTTTGACTAAGGCCGCATTATGGAACGAAACCAAGGATAAACTGCACCAGAGCGGGTACTCTCTTTCTGGTGGTCAGCAACAGCGTCTGTGCATCGCCCGCGGCATCGCGATCCGCCCGGAAGTTCTGTTGCTTGATGAACCCTGTTCCGCGCTCGACCCGATCTCAACCGGTCGTATCGAAGAGCTGATTACGGAACTGAAACAGGATTACACCGTTGTTATCGTAACGCACAACATGCAGCAGGCGGCGCGCTGTTCCGATCACACGGCATTTATGTACCTCGGTGAGTTGATTGAGTTCAGCAATACAGATGATCTGTTCACGAAGCCGAAGAAGAAGCAAACGGAAGACTACATTACCGGGCGCTATGGTTGA